A window of Polyodon spathula isolate WHYD16114869_AA chromosome 22, ASM1765450v1, whole genome shotgun sequence contains these coding sequences:
- the LOC121297240 gene encoding putative monooxygenase p33MONOX isoform X2, translating into MASRPSEMPALESGGSEGMLGSLPVGMNRHAFSYDDALDDLGPMTPPPSDISANMLWKKPVIPERKYQHLSEVEENGQVLPPFHASDTASKPVVKAKATSVIMNSLITKQTQESIQRFERQAGLTDTGYTPHKGLTAEETHYHRVAEAVHKLKMQSGESKEEKQTSSTQSTPSGTPQTSPKHKRRGWFSQGSTASLTGSEIASTNSSIDMGPVEGGTTEKWSLFGPRSVQKSTTDPGFALQSYRGAQKPTPMELMRAQATRLAEDPANLKPPRMDVPGMDVKRQAPRSHNLKPRDMNVLTPSGF; encoded by the exons ATGGCTTCAAGACCATCTGAAATGCCAG CCCTGGAGTCGGGAGGTTCGGAGGGGATGCTTGGGTCTCTGCCAGTAGGGATGAATCGGCATGCGTTCAGCTACGATGACGCCCTTGATGACCTGGGCCCCATGACTCCACCCCCTTCAGACATCAGTGCCAACATGTTGTGGAAGAAGCCTGTCATCCCAGAGAGGAAGTACCAGCATCTCTCTGAG GTAGAAGAAAACGGGCAAGTCCTACCCCCTTTCCATGCCAGTGATACTGCGAGCAAGCCAGTGGTTAAGGCGAAGGCTACATCCGTCATCATGAACTCACTTATCACAA aGCAGACCCAGGAGAGCATCCAGCGCTTTGAACGGCAAGCAGGCCTGACAGACACGGGCTACACCCCCCACAAGGGGCTGACTGCAGAGGAGACTCATTACCATCGCGTGGCAGAGGCAGTGCAT AAGCTGAAGATGCAGAGTGGGGAGTCCAAAGAGGAGAAACAGACATCATCTACACAGTCCACACCTAGTGGGACACCTCAGACATCCCCCAAACACAAACGCAG GGGCTGGTTCAGTCAGGGTTCAACAGCCTCCCTCACTGGTTCTGAAATTGCCAGTACTAATTCCAGCATCGATATGGGTCCTGTGGAGGGAGGAACAACTGAGAAGTGGAGTCTCTTTGGTCCTCGATCTGTCCAGAAATCCACCACTGACCCAG GATTTGCTTTGCAGTCTTACCGTGGTGCTCAGAAGCCTACCCCAATGGAGTTGATGCGAGCACAGGCCACCCGTTTAGCCGAGGATCCTGCAAACTTGAAACCCCCAAGGATGGATGTACCAGGCATGGACGTGAAGAGGCAGGCGCCCCGATCACACAACCTCAAACCCCGTGACATGAATGTGCTTACCCCTTCTGGCTTCTAG
- the LOC121297240 gene encoding putative monooxygenase p33MONOX isoform X1 has product MASRPSEMPALESGGSEGMLGSLPVGMNRHAFSYDDALDDLGPMTPPPSDISANMLWKKPVIPERKYQHLSEVEENGQVLPPFHASDTASKPVVKAKATSVIMNSLITKQTQESIQRFERQAGLTDTGYTPHKGLTAEETHYHRVAEAVHKLKMQSGESKEEKQTSSTQSTPSGTPQTSPKHKRRGWFSQGSTASLTGSEIASTNSSIDMGPVEGGTTEKWSLFGPRSVQKSTTDPAGFALQSYRGAQKPTPMELMRAQATRLAEDPANLKPPRMDVPGMDVKRQAPRSHNLKPRDMNVLTPSGF; this is encoded by the exons ATGGCTTCAAGACCATCTGAAATGCCAG CCCTGGAGTCGGGAGGTTCGGAGGGGATGCTTGGGTCTCTGCCAGTAGGGATGAATCGGCATGCGTTCAGCTACGATGACGCCCTTGATGACCTGGGCCCCATGACTCCACCCCCTTCAGACATCAGTGCCAACATGTTGTGGAAGAAGCCTGTCATCCCAGAGAGGAAGTACCAGCATCTCTCTGAG GTAGAAGAAAACGGGCAAGTCCTACCCCCTTTCCATGCCAGTGATACTGCGAGCAAGCCAGTGGTTAAGGCGAAGGCTACATCCGTCATCATGAACTCACTTATCACAA aGCAGACCCAGGAGAGCATCCAGCGCTTTGAACGGCAAGCAGGCCTGACAGACACGGGCTACACCCCCCACAAGGGGCTGACTGCAGAGGAGACTCATTACCATCGCGTGGCAGAGGCAGTGCAT AAGCTGAAGATGCAGAGTGGGGAGTCCAAAGAGGAGAAACAGACATCATCTACACAGTCCACACCTAGTGGGACACCTCAGACATCCCCCAAACACAAACGCAG GGGCTGGTTCAGTCAGGGTTCAACAGCCTCCCTCACTGGTTCTGAAATTGCCAGTACTAATTCCAGCATCGATATGGGTCCTGTGGAGGGAGGAACAACTGAGAAGTGGAGTCTCTTTGGTCCTCGATCTGTCCAGAAATCCACCACTGACCCAG CAGGATTTGCTTTGCAGTCTTACCGTGGTGCTCAGAAGCCTACCCCAATGGAGTTGATGCGAGCACAGGCCACCCGTTTAGCCGAGGATCCTGCAAACTTGAAACCCCCAAGGATGGATGTACCAGGCATGGACGTGAAGAGGCAGGCGCCCCGATCACACAACCTCAAACCCCGTGACATGAATGTGCTTACCCCTTCTGGCTTCTAG
- the LOC121297260 gene encoding SUMO-interacting motif-containing protein 1-like isoform X2 yields MPCVLKDCLIVTILPHAKMSVIIDISSGSDEEPDLEIVGVFRSVCNCKKLNSTAVGPNFIDLTKNDNDRKRHRHRKRKSSSDLIVEVMDLSKCSSPTESSRGQQSPINSENVLTILSEEEEEENPKVNESPTATSAMQPPDLGLSGSCSLSDLPDADISSPTLPQYQFLEDSQFEIQNESHSSGAEKEDPFELCSRGTKSFHSIAAPDVGTDQPCSSDTNSAEPQEHSMEPSEVDFQRDLDTKEPQDTQSKTPPPSHELDESTNWPFTVSCSSGNLAAISSEEKHQQGECRESSCKRWQPEGSADEPLCLQCSVKNVPSCHSLTEQQQGSLGCSSQIGSNFNEQKVVDTSSPTSTDILAGDSPDWLMDCDLPSPQLDSPDSLPFVNEMESYSEPWNSLSDGKASPLPSPPLLRQEVDGEGDEAMSECYSSVETEQELEEEQDLYYIDRAKRKRLSLFTGMPIQHMLPWRMSEEDDDQADDGSDLSEDEVTREPISQRRLRLALCTIEESYPQATLEFLFDFMSPRYYPPADTVNHVLREILLNSDSPILAEEAYTLLMKIQLFHPADLSTVQWDWELVSSVMDEKDPKKSQSLTTGPLFLQYVVQTLEDDFQRRVGQQSLQLSIVKATLSCDRKFTHVRDVVDWLISAVTNITGQEKKKKSGDDYRLKVVFLLQKMLALAVEVDRSPTCSSNKLSEEMFQSFFGSALRRQHIVQLLNTMESQLLCCKLLELLLGYACPLRTQLHMSLGLILHFLRHAELPLDTTGGAEERWLRWDDLLNLLVLLFHSYQEVTNGYLRFSITERAKHYGTRPAVIEEDRITVMEIKSDLDTFRSRVSKDLGEPLNLQLEERLGQLQSLLLNSITGKNEYTTFLLM; encoded by the exons ATGCCTTGTGTTTTAAAAGACTGTCTCATAGTAACGATACTTCCGCATGCCAAAATGAGTGTAATTATAGATATAAGCTCGGGCAGCGACGAGGAGCCGGACCTGGAGATAGTAGGTGTGTTTAGAAGTGTCTGCAACTGCAAGAAACTGAACTCAACTGCTGTCGGGCCG aactTCATCGACTTGACAAAAAATGACAATGACCGGAAGCGCCACAGACATAGGAAGAGGAAGAGTTCAAGTGATCTTATAGTAGAGGTGATGGACCTGAGCAAGTGCAGTTCTCCAACAGAGAgcagcagggggcagcagagtCCCATCAACTCTGAGAATGTGCTCACCATTTtgtcagaggaggaggaggaggagaatcCAAAAGTTAATGAGTCTCCTACAGCCACCAGTGCCATGCAGCCgcctgacctgggactctccggcTCTTGCTCCCTCAGCGATCTCCCGGATGCGGACATCTCTTCCCCCACACTCCCTCAATACCAGTTCCTGGAAGACTCCCAGTTTGAAATCCAAAATGAATCCCATTCCTCTGGGGCAGAGAAAGAGGATCCGTTTGAACTGTGCTCCCGCGGTACCAAGTCGTTCCACAGTATCGCAGCTCCTGACGTGGGCACCGACCAGCCCTGCTCTTCAGATACAAATTCTGCAGAACCCCAGGAGCACAGCATGGAACCTTCCGAGGTTGACTTTCAGAGAGACCTTGACACCAAAGAGCCGCAAGACACACAGTCCAAAACGCCCCCACCTTCCCATGAACTTGACGAGTCCACCAATTGGCCTTTCACAGTTTCCTGTTCAAGTGGCAATCTTGCTGCCATCTCAAGCGAAGAGAAGCATCAGCAGGGAGAGTGCAGAGAGTCCTCTTGCAAGAGGTGGCAACCAGAGGGCAGCGCTGATGAGCCCCTTTGTCTGCAGTGTTCTGTTAAAAATGTTCCTAGTTGTCATTCCTTAACAGAGCAGCAGCAGGGATCGCTTGGTTGCTCTTCCCAGATTGGTTCTAATTTTAACGAACAGAAAGTAGTTGATACCAGCAGCCCGACTTCCACGGACATTCTGGCCGGTGACTCTCCTGACTGGCTGATGGACTGTGACCTCCCCTCCCCTCAGCTGGACAGTCCCGACAGCCTGCCCTTTGTGAATGAGATGGAGTCGTACTCTGAACCCTGGAACAGCCTCTCAGATGGGAAGGCTTCTCCCCTCCCGTCCCCTCCTTTGCTGAGACAGGAGGTGGATGGGGAAGGGGACGAAGCCATGTCAGAGTGTTACTCCAGTGTGGAAACGGAGCAGGAGTTAGAGGAGGAACAGGATCTCTACTACATAGACCGTGCTAAGCGCAAGAGGCTCAGTTTATTCACTGGAATGCCAATCCAGCACATGCTTCCCTGGAGAATGTCAGAGGAGGATGACGATCAA GCTGACGATGGGTCTGATCTGAGTGAGGATGAAGTGACGCGGGAGCCCATCTCTCAGCGAAGGTTGCGGTTGGCTCTCTGCACTATTGAGGAGAGCTACCCCCAGGCCACCCTGGAGTTCCTGTTTGATTTTATGAGCCCGCGCTACTACCCCCCTGCCGACACAGTCAACCATGTCCTCCGGGAGATCCTGCTGAACTCTGACTCCCCCATCCTCGCCGAAGAAGCCTACACCCTGCTTATGAAGATCCAGCT CTTTCACCCTGCAGATCTGTCTACAGTTCAGTGGGACTGGGAACTTGTGTCCTCCGTCATGGATGAGAAG GACCCCAAGAAAAGCCAGTCCCTGACCACAGGGCCGCTGTTCCTACAGTACGTGGTGCAGACCCTGGAAGATGATTTTCAGCGCAGGGTAGGGCAGCAATCATTGCAGCTCTCCATCGTCAAGGCAACGCTTTCCTGTGACAGGAAGTTTACCCATGTCAG AGATGTGGTGGACTGGTTAATAAGTGCTGTTACAAACATCACTGGgcaagaaaagaagaaaaaatcagGAGATGATTACAGACTCAA AGTGGTGTTCCTGCTCCAGAAGATGCTGgccctggcagtggaggtggatCGCTCACCTACCTGCAGCTCCAACAAGCTCTCAGAGGAGATGTTCCAATCCTTTTTTGGCAGTGCTCTCAGGAGGCAGCACAT AGTGCAGCTGTTGAACACTATGGAGAGCCAGCTGCTGTGCTGCAAGCTGCTCGAGTTGCTCTTAGGCTACGCCTGTCCTCTCAGAACACAGCTGCACATGTCACTGGGCTTGATCCTGCACTTCTTGCGACATGCAGAGCTTCCTCTTGACACCACG GGTGGTGCAGAAGAGCGGTGGCTGCGATGGGATGATTTGCTTAACCTGCTTGTGCTGCTGTTCCACAGTTACCAGGAGGTCACCAATG GTTATCTTCGATTTTCCATCACAGAACGTGCAAAACACTATGGCACGAGGCCAGCGGTGATCGAGGAAGACAGGATCACAGTGATGGAAATCAAATCAGATTTGGATACTTTCCGCAGCAGAGTGTCCAAAGACCTGGGTGAGCCACTGAACTTGCAGCTGGAGGAACGACTCGGCCAACTGCAATCTCTTCTCCTCAATTCAATTACGGGGAAAAACGAATATACTACTTTTTTGCTTatgtaa
- the LOC121297260 gene encoding SUMO-interacting motif-containing protein 1-like isoform X1, with translation MPCVLKDCLIVTILPHAKMSVIIDISSGSDEEPDLEIVGVFRSVCNCKKLNSTAVGPNFIDLTKNDNDRKRHRHRKRKSSSDLIVEVMDLSKCSSPTESSRGQQSPINSENVLTILSEEEEEENPKVNESPTATSAMQPPDLGLSGSCSLSDLPDADISSPTLPQYQFLEDSQFEIQNESHSSGAEKEDPFELCSRGTKSFHSIAAPDVGTDQPCSSDTNSAEPQEHSMEPSEVDFQRDLDTKEPQDTQSKTPPPSHELDESTNWPFTVSCSSGNLAAISSEEKHQQGECRESSCKRWQPEGSADEPLCLQCSVKNVPSCHSLTEQQQGSLGCSSQIGSNFNEQKVVDTSSPTSTDILAGDSPDWLMDCDLPSPQLDSPDSLPFVNEMESYSEPWNSLSDGKASPLPSPPLLRQEVDGEGDEAMSECYSSVETEQELEEEQDLYYIDRAKRKRLSLFTGMPIQHMLPWRMSEEDDDQVRADDGSDLSEDEVTREPISQRRLRLALCTIEESYPQATLEFLFDFMSPRYYPPADTVNHVLREILLNSDSPILAEEAYTLLMKIQLFHPADLSTVQWDWELVSSVMDEKDPKKSQSLTTGPLFLQYVVQTLEDDFQRRVGQQSLQLSIVKATLSCDRKFTHVRDVVDWLISAVTNITGQEKKKKSGDDYRLKVVFLLQKMLALAVEVDRSPTCSSNKLSEEMFQSFFGSALRRQHIVQLLNTMESQLLCCKLLELLLGYACPLRTQLHMSLGLILHFLRHAELPLDTTGGAEERWLRWDDLLNLLVLLFHSYQEVTNGYLRFSITERAKHYGTRPAVIEEDRITVMEIKSDLDTFRSRVSKDLGEPLNLQLEERLGQLQSLLLNSITGKNEYTTFLLM, from the exons ATGCCTTGTGTTTTAAAAGACTGTCTCATAGTAACGATACTTCCGCATGCCAAAATGAGTGTAATTATAGATATAAGCTCGGGCAGCGACGAGGAGCCGGACCTGGAGATAGTAGGTGTGTTTAGAAGTGTCTGCAACTGCAAGAAACTGAACTCAACTGCTGTCGGGCCG aactTCATCGACTTGACAAAAAATGACAATGACCGGAAGCGCCACAGACATAGGAAGAGGAAGAGTTCAAGTGATCTTATAGTAGAGGTGATGGACCTGAGCAAGTGCAGTTCTCCAACAGAGAgcagcagggggcagcagagtCCCATCAACTCTGAGAATGTGCTCACCATTTtgtcagaggaggaggaggaggagaatcCAAAAGTTAATGAGTCTCCTACAGCCACCAGTGCCATGCAGCCgcctgacctgggactctccggcTCTTGCTCCCTCAGCGATCTCCCGGATGCGGACATCTCTTCCCCCACACTCCCTCAATACCAGTTCCTGGAAGACTCCCAGTTTGAAATCCAAAATGAATCCCATTCCTCTGGGGCAGAGAAAGAGGATCCGTTTGAACTGTGCTCCCGCGGTACCAAGTCGTTCCACAGTATCGCAGCTCCTGACGTGGGCACCGACCAGCCCTGCTCTTCAGATACAAATTCTGCAGAACCCCAGGAGCACAGCATGGAACCTTCCGAGGTTGACTTTCAGAGAGACCTTGACACCAAAGAGCCGCAAGACACACAGTCCAAAACGCCCCCACCTTCCCATGAACTTGACGAGTCCACCAATTGGCCTTTCACAGTTTCCTGTTCAAGTGGCAATCTTGCTGCCATCTCAAGCGAAGAGAAGCATCAGCAGGGAGAGTGCAGAGAGTCCTCTTGCAAGAGGTGGCAACCAGAGGGCAGCGCTGATGAGCCCCTTTGTCTGCAGTGTTCTGTTAAAAATGTTCCTAGTTGTCATTCCTTAACAGAGCAGCAGCAGGGATCGCTTGGTTGCTCTTCCCAGATTGGTTCTAATTTTAACGAACAGAAAGTAGTTGATACCAGCAGCCCGACTTCCACGGACATTCTGGCCGGTGACTCTCCTGACTGGCTGATGGACTGTGACCTCCCCTCCCCTCAGCTGGACAGTCCCGACAGCCTGCCCTTTGTGAATGAGATGGAGTCGTACTCTGAACCCTGGAACAGCCTCTCAGATGGGAAGGCTTCTCCCCTCCCGTCCCCTCCTTTGCTGAGACAGGAGGTGGATGGGGAAGGGGACGAAGCCATGTCAGAGTGTTACTCCAGTGTGGAAACGGAGCAGGAGTTAGAGGAGGAACAGGATCTCTACTACATAGACCGTGCTAAGCGCAAGAGGCTCAGTTTATTCACTGGAATGCCAATCCAGCACATGCTTCCCTGGAGAATGTCAGAGGAGGATGACGATCAAGTAAGa GCTGACGATGGGTCTGATCTGAGTGAGGATGAAGTGACGCGGGAGCCCATCTCTCAGCGAAGGTTGCGGTTGGCTCTCTGCACTATTGAGGAGAGCTACCCCCAGGCCACCCTGGAGTTCCTGTTTGATTTTATGAGCCCGCGCTACTACCCCCCTGCCGACACAGTCAACCATGTCCTCCGGGAGATCCTGCTGAACTCTGACTCCCCCATCCTCGCCGAAGAAGCCTACACCCTGCTTATGAAGATCCAGCT CTTTCACCCTGCAGATCTGTCTACAGTTCAGTGGGACTGGGAACTTGTGTCCTCCGTCATGGATGAGAAG GACCCCAAGAAAAGCCAGTCCCTGACCACAGGGCCGCTGTTCCTACAGTACGTGGTGCAGACCCTGGAAGATGATTTTCAGCGCAGGGTAGGGCAGCAATCATTGCAGCTCTCCATCGTCAAGGCAACGCTTTCCTGTGACAGGAAGTTTACCCATGTCAG AGATGTGGTGGACTGGTTAATAAGTGCTGTTACAAACATCACTGGgcaagaaaagaagaaaaaatcagGAGATGATTACAGACTCAA AGTGGTGTTCCTGCTCCAGAAGATGCTGgccctggcagtggaggtggatCGCTCACCTACCTGCAGCTCCAACAAGCTCTCAGAGGAGATGTTCCAATCCTTTTTTGGCAGTGCTCTCAGGAGGCAGCACAT AGTGCAGCTGTTGAACACTATGGAGAGCCAGCTGCTGTGCTGCAAGCTGCTCGAGTTGCTCTTAGGCTACGCCTGTCCTCTCAGAACACAGCTGCACATGTCACTGGGCTTGATCCTGCACTTCTTGCGACATGCAGAGCTTCCTCTTGACACCACG GGTGGTGCAGAAGAGCGGTGGCTGCGATGGGATGATTTGCTTAACCTGCTTGTGCTGCTGTTCCACAGTTACCAGGAGGTCACCAATG GTTATCTTCGATTTTCCATCACAGAACGTGCAAAACACTATGGCACGAGGCCAGCGGTGATCGAGGAAGACAGGATCACAGTGATGGAAATCAAATCAGATTTGGATACTTTCCGCAGCAGAGTGTCCAAAGACCTGGGTGAGCCACTGAACTTGCAGCTGGAGGAACGACTCGGCCAACTGCAATCTCTTCTCCTCAATTCAATTACGGGGAAAAACGAATATACTACTTTTTTGCTTatgtaa